Genomic DNA from Scyliorhinus torazame isolate Kashiwa2021f chromosome 30, sScyTor2.1, whole genome shotgun sequence:
CGTATATGGGGATTCTCCACGAAAAAATTGGGAGGGAAAAATGAATCAAGGAAAGATGAAGTAACAAAATGACGGAAAGAACAAGGGCAGAAAAGTGCGATGTTTTTAAGGAACGGTGGTGGAAACATGCAAACTGAACTCTGACTAAATCCCGACTAAACCAGAACAGATTACGGAGCGAGAACAGGAACAGGACAACGTTCAAGGGATTTAGTCAGCAGAAGTTTGGAGAAAATTTCAAATACCTGAGAGTCAAGGAATAAATAGAATGTGAGGAGAAAGAAGAGAATTCAGGCAAACCATTGGTATTTGGAAGGTTACAGTGCTGTGCAGCAAGTTACTAGAGAAAAATATTTCAGCACTGTCTCAATGTGAGTGTGGCAATTGGATGCCTCCTAGTCATTGATCTCTCTGCTGATGAAAATAGGCCCTTCCTAACTGCTCTAGCTGTGGCCCAGCTAATATTTTAAACAGTTCTACCATAACCTCCCTGTGTAccccaggtgactgtctgtgtggagtgtgcacgttctcccagtgtctgcatgggtttcttccgcgtgctccgatttcctcccacaggttaggtggattggccatgctagaaattgccccatagtgttcaaagatgggcaggttaggtgggcttatagggttacatggatagggcgggggagtgcacCTGAGTGGGGTacactttcagaaggtcggtgcagacctgttgcgccgaatggcctccttctacactgtaggaattttataatTACCTTGCGGCCAGCAATTAACCATTACTGCAACAATGCCATTTAACTGATATCACAGCAGCGTTGCTGCTTAACCGTTACtacgtgttatgggtccgggtttacagaaccccaaagcgtttcatggagttcaaccgacccacaacttttaatagattgtggtgtgggaagcacacggcgtgctctccaggtgtgatacagcagagataGACaactggtttttaaaacaaaacaatgtttattctatgaactcaagttaaccttttaaaaacaaacattgaatatcttaactcccattacttcaaagataaccccaaaagactacaacactaaataatccttcaaactgttcctttaaacatccaaaagacttcaaaccttcaaaaataagaacatatcaggttacattcaatatatttatagtctttggattgtagaaatcaacagaccagctctgtgtatcttcctgcagctctcagcaaaacacacaggcactcccagctgccttctcaaactgaaactcaaaaaagcagaagtgagctcagctccccccaccctatgacatcacttcagtaatatgatcagctccatttcttaaaggtacattgcttaaacatccatttcttaaaggtactctcacatgacatacggCACTGGCGTGTAACTGTAGTTGTGGGGCTTGCATATAATTGTTGGCATGTACAATTAGGGTGGCACATAGTCATAGAATtcgacatagaatatacagtgcagaaggaggccatttggcccaccgagtctgcaccagaaagaccaacccacctcagcccactcctccaccctagccccacaatccagtaacctcacctaaccttttttttgaacactgtgggcaatttagcatggccaaaccacctgcacatctttggactgtgggaggaaaccggagcacccggaggaaactcacgcagacacgggggagaacgtgcagacacagtgacccaagccgggaatcgaacccgggaccctggagctgtgaagcaattgtgctgccccaTGGACTGGCACATAACCATTACCGCAACACAGGTACATGCCAGTATTTATCGTTACTGCAAATTTGAAATTTAACTATTTCAATGCCTGTGTTGTGTTAATGGTTATCATGGTGCTGTCACATAATCGGTACCATGCACTAGCATGTAACTGCTACAATTAATTGGTGCTGTTACACTTTTTATACAGGAGACATGTCCTATTTTGATCAATATTATATATTGTAGTGTGGTTACTGAATGGCTGTAAACATGGAATGGCTAAACAGTACTTTTAGTATAAATCAAGCCTGGATGAAGCTCAAAATGTGGCAACCTTGAGACTAAAATATCCCAATTAGGTATAATTGGTGAACAGCAGGAGTGATTttcaatttggattggatttgtttactgtcacttgtacagtgaaaagtatttctctgcgagcagctcaatcagatcatttagtacatgaaaagaaaatacataatagggcaacacaagatacacaatgttatTTTACCAAATTCATTCTGACCAAGAATAACACCAAGTTACACGATATACAAGTGGTTAAAAAAAATCTTGTTCCAAATTATTTGTGACGAGTACATTTATTATAAGGTGTTATGAGTAGCTACTGAGATCATGATAGGGAGGGAACTATACCCTTACGTACCTGCGTAGAAGTGATAAAAAGGCCACCACACTGCACTGTTAGGAATGTACGTCATCAAGGAGGCTAAATATCCTCTGTAAAACCCTCTTGGGCCGTCAATCCTGATAATCTGATTGATAACCGCCTGGGTTTGTCCGAATACTCGTCTGTATTTTACATCAGATGGTGGCAGCCTGAACCTGCCAAGGTTCCCTGCATGGCCCGCCAGCATCAAGTGCTGAGATATGATATCAATGGGCACGATGATGCTCTGTGCCACAAGCGATGCTGCGCCTCCTGCAACAAGCGACTTTATGGCATTATTATTGCTGTATTTGGACAAGTGCACCCGTACCAGCTCGTAAGTAGTAATGTACCCTTGGCCAGAGACTAGGGTCAATGCGTTTAATGGAAATCCTCTGTAAAGTCCTCGGACACCCTCGGTTCGTAGGATTTTAAGGAAAGCGTCAAAAGTGCCGTGGTAATGACTCTTCCCTTTCTGTATCTGAAGTCTTGTCCGGATCAATGCGGCTGGATATACCGTAAACCGCAGTGACAGAGCCATAACAACACCAATGCAGTAGAATTTTTTCTTGTCCAGGTCGTTCCATTCTATTATCTGGATGTTTCGCTTCTCTTGCATCTTTTTTGGTCACCGTTGCTTCTGATGTCCTCGGTAATCTGCAAAGATTCAGGAAGGGTGCTCAGTTTCAgatttttcttttttaatttttaaaaataaatttagagtacctaattatttctttttccaaataggggcaatttagcgtggccaatccaactaacctgcacatctttgggttgtggggcgagacccacgcagacacagggagaatgtgcaagctccacatggacagtgacccagggccgggatttgaaccccggtcctcagtgccacagtcccagtgctaaccactgtgccgcatgacGCCCCTTTGTCCACTTTACAAGTCACTTTCTTCCCAGAATGTACATAAAATGACTGCCCTCTCCAGCCATGAACTCTCCTATCAATGCATATAATTTGAACAACCCCAAAATTAACCTAAAATAGTACATTATCTCACATGATGAGAAAGAAAAGACATGGCTTGTTTCTACAGACCTCCCCAGCGCTAACATTCTCTCCCTTGACTGAATGTAGCTCGAGGCCAGTGATTTGTGTCTGGGCAAATTCCATTGGAGGTTTATCTTACAAGTGGTCAATCTAAAGGTGGTGACTTGAGATTAAAAAGTGAAAGTAGCCTATTCAACTGCGGTAGGCATCATAACCAAGACCAGTCTTGTCAAAATTCAGGGGTTTTCCAACACAGCGATTGTAGCAAACCTCTCTTATCTTTTTCCTCACTAACTCAGGAGATGATTGTAGCCTTTAGGTCATACATAAATCATCCACAGTTGTCAGTGAATAGACCAGGAAGATTTGTTTGCTTACCACTGCAGTAGCACCCCAACCTCTGTCCTAATACTCCCACCTGATGCTAAGACAATGAGACAGTAGATTCAATAGCACCTGAAAATGGGTGCAGGGATTGTGTTCTGTGATTGACCCACATCTGTTTATTGCGATGCAGATAGCACCCCAACTTCCTGCAATATCATAATTGGCTAGTACCACCTAAAGCTAGCCTGCACTGCTTACAGTTCGCCTATATTCcttaaaggggggcaggcagtcatCCCGGAAGTGACTCTGATCTGGGAAACATTAAAGAACAGGACAACATGGGAGAGTGGGTTCCAGGTACTGAATGGTCGAGGATGTGGAAAGGAAGGGAGCCAAGAGGCCCTCCAGGTATAGAAGGCTGTGGGAGAAGTTAGCCATAGAGGGAAGTGTCAAGAGTCTAGCCCCGAAGACCTGAATGCAGAGTTGCAAGAAGTTCATCACACAGTGGTCAAGGCCAGTGAATGCAATATCCTACAAACTGCGCCACTAGTCTcagacactgct
This window encodes:
- the LOC140404443 gene encoding solute carrier family 25 member 44-like isoform X2 — its product is MQEKRNIQIIEWNDLDKKKFYCIGVVMALSLRFTVYPAALIRTRLQIQKGKSHYHGTFDAFLKILRTEGVRGLYRGFPLNALTLVSGQGYITTYELVRVHLSKYSNNNAIKSLVAGGAASLVAQSIIVPIDIISQHLMLAGHAGNLGRFRLPPSDVKYRRVFGQTQAVINQIIRIDGPRGFYRGYLASLMTYIPNSAVWWPFYHFYAEQLSKVAPSECPHLLLQGIAGPMAAITASTLTNPMDVVRARVQVGGKSSIILTFEQLLKEEGLLGLTKGLSARILSAAPTTLLLVVGYETLKKMSLRIHQH
- the LOC140404443 gene encoding solute carrier family 25 member 44-like isoform X1 — translated: MQEKRNIQIIEWNDLDKKKFYCIGVVMALSLRFTVYPAALIRTRLQIQKGKSHYHGTFDAFLKILRTEGVRGLYRGFPLNALTLVSGQGYITTYELVRVHLSKYSNNNAIKSLVAGGAASLVAQSIIVPIDIISQHLMLAGHAGNLGRFRLPPSDVKYRRVFGQTQAVINQIIRIDGPRGFYRGYLASLMTYIPNSAVWWPFYHFYAEQLSKVAPSECPHLLLQGIAGPMAAITASTLTNPMDVVRARVQVGGKSSIILTFEQLLKEEGLLGLTKGLSARILSAAPTTLLLVVGYETLKKMSLRQELVESRHW
- the LOC140404443 gene encoding solute carrier family 25 member 44-like isoform X4, which encodes MQEKRNIQIIEWNDLDKKKFYCIGVVMALSLRFTVYPAALIRTRLQIQKGKSHYHGTFDAFLKILRTEGVRGLYRGFPLNALTLVSGQGYITTYELVRVHLSKYSNNNAIKSLVAGGAASLVAQSIIVPIDIISQHLMLAGHAGNLGRFRLPPSDVKYRRVFGQTQAVINQIIRIDGPRGFYRGYLASLMTYIPNSAVWWPFYHFYAEQLSKVAPSECPHLLLQGIAGPMAAITASTLTNPMDVVRARVQNPPTLNGNVPQMPTYKSTFEASN
- the LOC140404443 gene encoding solute carrier family 25 member 44-like isoform X3; the encoded protein is MQEKRNIQIIEWNDLDKKKFYCIGVVMALSLRFTVYPAALIRTRLQIQKGKSHYHGTFDAFLKILRTEGVRGLYRGFPLNALTLVSGQGYITTYELVRVHLSKYSNNNAIKSLVAGGAASLVAQSIIVPIDIISQHLMLAGHAGNLGRFRLPPSDVKYRRVFGQTQAVINQIIRIDGPRGFYRGYLASLMTYIPNSAVWWPFYHFYAEQLSKVAPSECPHLLLQGIAGPMAAITASTLTNPMDVVRARVQKLPGFVEPGLETRLGSPDSIPPPPNSGKVVNQAH